A section of the Pimelobacter simplex genome encodes:
- a CDS encoding IS481 family transposase: MSHGSARLTVHGRRLIVQRHQAGWKQAHIAAAMGVSRKCVKTWIDRYTAEGEDGLATRSSRPHSMPTKTSNEVEQKVLTARAEHRDGPDVLGAKVGVPARTVSRILRRHHVPYLRELDPITGEVIRSSKQTATRYERERPGELVHMDVKKLGKIPAGGGWKAHGRGAGSIMRDRNTKVGFDFVHSLVDDHSRLAYSEVLPDEKGPTCAAFLERAIDYFAAHGITRIERLMTDNAWAYRWSLRAVCAEHDIKQRFIKPHCPWQNGKVERLNRTLTTEWAYRRAFASNDERVAALAPWLEHYNTERRHSALGGKPPISRLLPT, encoded by the coding sequence GTGTCCCACGGTAGTGCCCGGCTGACCGTTCACGGTCGGCGCCTGATCGTCCAACGCCACCAAGCAGGCTGGAAACAAGCCCACATCGCTGCGGCGATGGGCGTGTCCCGCAAGTGCGTGAAGACCTGGATCGACCGCTACACCGCCGAAGGCGAAGACGGCCTGGCCACCCGCTCCTCACGCCCCCACTCGATGCCCACCAAGACCAGCAACGAGGTCGAGCAGAAGGTTCTCACCGCGCGTGCCGAGCATCGCGACGGACCCGATGTCCTCGGAGCGAAGGTCGGCGTTCCTGCCCGCACAGTGTCGCGGATCCTGCGCCGCCACCACGTGCCCTACCTTCGCGAGCTGGATCCGATCACCGGCGAGGTGATCCGATCCTCGAAGCAGACCGCGACCCGCTACGAGCGAGAGCGGCCTGGCGAGCTGGTCCACATGGATGTCAAGAAGCTCGGCAAGATCCCCGCCGGCGGCGGCTGGAAGGCTCACGGCCGCGGAGCCGGGTCGATCATGCGCGATCGCAACACCAAGGTCGGGTTCGACTTCGTTCACTCACTCGTCGACGACCACTCCCGCCTGGCCTACAGCGAGGTGCTGCCTGACGAGAAGGGCCCGACCTGCGCCGCGTTCCTCGAGCGCGCGATCGACTACTTCGCAGCCCATGGCATCACCCGGATCGAGCGTCTGATGACAGACAACGCCTGGGCCTACCGATGGTCGCTACGTGCCGTATGCGCCGAGCACGACATCAAGCAGAGGTTCATCAAGCCGCACTGTCCCTGGCAGAACGGGAAGGTGGAGCGCCTCAACCGGACCCTGACCACCGAGTGGGCCTACCGTCGCGCCTTCGCCAGCAACGACGAGCGAGTAGCCGCCCTTGCGCCCTGGCTCGAGCACTACAACACTGAACGCCGCCACAGCGCACTCGGAGGTAAGCCGCCGATCAGCCGGCTGCTACCAACCTGA